GATCCACTTGTTGATTCACTGATTGAACCGCTTGTTGACTCGCTAATTGAACCGCTTGTTGATTCACTCACTGAACCAGATGTTGACTCACTAATTGAGCCACTTGTTGATTCGCTGATTGAGCCAGATGTTGACTCGCTAATTGAACCGCTTGTTGATTCACTCACTGAACCAGATGTTGATTCACTAATCGAACCACTTGTTGACTCACTAATCGATCCACTTGTTGATTCACTGATTGAACCGCTTGTTGACTCACTCACTGAACCACTTGTCGACTCACTCACTGAACCAGATGTTGATTCGCTCACTGAACCGCTTGTTGATTCACTCACTGAACCGCTTGTTGACTCACTAATCGAACCGCTTGTTGATTCACTCACTGAACCAGATGTTGATTCACTGATTGAACCGCTTGTCGATTCACTCACTGAGCCAGATGTTGATTCACTAATCGATCCACTTGTTGACTCACTAATCGATCCACTTGTTGATTCACTGATTGAGCCAGATGTTGACTCGCTAATTGAACCGCTTGTTGATTCACTCACTGAACCAGATGTTGACTCACTAATTGAGCCACTTGTTGATTCGCTGATTGAGCCAGATGTTGACTCGCTAATTGAACCGCTTGTTGATTCACTCACTGAACCAGATGTTGATTCACTGATTGAACCGCTTGTTGATTCACTCACTGAACCAGATGTTGACTCGCTAATTGAACCGCTTGTTGACTCACTGATTGAGCCAGATGTTGACTCGCTCACTGAACCAGATGTTGACTCACTAATTGAACCGCTTGTTGATTCACTGATTGAACCGCTTGTTGACTCGCTAATTGAACCGCTTGTTGACTCGCTAATTGAACCGCTTGTTGACTCGCTAATTGAACCGCTTGTTGATTCACTCACTGAACCAGATGTTGACTCGCTAATTGAACCGCTTGTTGACTCACTGATTGAGCCAGATGTTGACTCGCTCACTGAACCAGATGTTGACTCACTAATTGAGCCACTTGTTGATTCGCTGATTGAGCCAGATGTTGACTCGCTAATTGAACCGCTTGTTGATTCACTCACTGAACCAGATGTTGACTCGCTAATTGAACCGCTTGTTGACTCACTGATTGAGCCAGATGTCGACTCACTGATTGATCCACTTGTTGACTCACTCACTGAACCAGATGTTGACTCACTGATTGATCCAGATGTTGATTCGCTAATTGAACCGCTTGTCGATTCACTCACTGAACCACTTGTTGACTCACTCACTGAACCACTTGTTGATTCACTGATAGATGTCGACTCACTCACTGAACCGCTTGTTGATTCACTAATTGATCCACTTGTCGACTCACTAATTGAACCGCTTGTCGATTCGCTAATTGAACCACTTGTTGATTCACTGATTGATCCAGCTGTTGATTCGCTGATTGAACCGCTCGTTGACTCACTCATTGAACCGCTTGTCGACTCACTGATTGAGCCAGATGTTGATTCGCTGATTGAACCGCTTGTTGATTCACTCACTGAACCAGATGTCGACTCACTCACTGAGCCAGATGTTGACTCACTGATTGAACCGCTTGTCGATTCACTGATTGATCCACTTGTTGATTCACTCACTGAACCAGATGTCGACTCACTGATTGATCCACTTGTTGACTCACTCACTGAACCAGATGTTGACTCACTGATTGATCCAGATGTTGATTCACTGATTGAACCACTTGTTGACTCACTAATTGAACCGCTTGTCGATTCACTGATTGATCCAGATGTTGATTCGCTAATTGAACCACTTGTTGATTCACTGATTGATCCAGATGTTGATTCGCTAATTGAACCACTTGTTGATTCACTCACTGAACCAGATGTCGACTCACTGATTGAACCACTTGTTGACTCACTCACTGAACCACTTGTTGATTCACTGATAGATGTCGACTCACTCACTGAACCGCTTGTTGATTCACTGATTGATCCAGATGTTGATTCGCTAATTGAACCGCTTGTTGATTCACTCACTGAACCAGATGTCGACTCACTGATTGAACCACTTGTTGACTCACTCACTGAACCACTTGTTGATTCACTGATAGATGTCGACTCACTCACTGATCCGCTTGTCGATTCACTAATTGAACCACTTGTTGATTCGCTGATTGAACCGCTCGTTGACTCACTGATTGATCCAGATGTCGACTCACTGATTGATCCAGATGTTGATTCGCTAACTGAACCACTTGTTGATTCACTGATTGATCCAGATGTTGATTCGCTAATTGAACCGCTTGTCGATTCACTGATTGATGTTGACTCACTCACTGAACCAGATGTCGACTCACTGATTGATCCACTTGTTGACTCACTCACTGAGCCAGATGTCGATTCACTGATTGATCCAGATGTCGACTCACTCACTGAACCAGATGTCGACTCACTGATTGATCCACTTGTTGACTCACTCACTGAGCCAGATGTCGATTCACTGATTGATCCAGATGTCGACTCACTCACTGAACCAGATGTCGACTCACTGATTGATCCACTTGTTGACTCACTCACTGAGCCAGATGTCGATTCACTGATTGATCCAGATGTCGACTCACTCACTGATCCAGATGTCGATTCACTGATTGATCCAGATGTCGACTCACTCACTGATCCACTTGTTGACTCACTGATTGATCCAGATGTTGATTCGCTAATTGAACCGCTTGTTGATTCACTCACTGAACCAGATGTTGACTCACTAATTGAACCGCTTGTCGATTCACTGATTGATCCAGATGTTGATTCACTGATAGATGTCGACTCATTCACTGAACCACTTGTCGATTCACTGATTGAACCAGATGTTGACTCACTCACTGAGCCACTTGTACTATCCATAATTGAAGTACTTGCGCTTATACTGTTTGATAAAGATGTACTTTTTGAAACTGATTGACTAGGGTCAGTTCCAGTATCTGTTCCAGCTCCTGCAAAATAATCTCCGGTTAAACCGCCATCTTGTGATGCATATGGATCAAATGTATATGACATATCTCCAGATGGGTTATTATCCACTGTCCAAGTTGTATTTAATCCATATCCTTGGTTAGCGTAATAACCATTCATAATATATCCAGTTGGCCATGAATAACCTCCACCTGTTGCAGACATTGTTTGTTGCTTTGGCGCTAGTGGAGAACTTGCTCCAGTTTCCATATTAACTAACTTTGATGTAGCCGTAGTCGGGGCACTATAACCACTACCGAGTTTAATCATTGGGGTAGTCGATGTTGAAGTATTTTTAATCGCTGTTCCTTTTGATACAGTAGGCTTCTCAACAGTTGCTGTGTCTGGATTATCATAAGTCACTGTGTAGCTAAATGTTGTTGTCGATCCATTATTTGTAACTTTAAGGATGTAGTATATTGGCTTGTTGTTATACGTATCCACTCCCACTCCCGTTAATGTCGTAACATTAGAAGTCGTTGCAGCAGCTGAGATTGATGAAAGTGTACTATATGTCATGACTGATCTAAAGCTAGTCATCATATCATCTGATAATAAATCCGTTGGTTGTGGATCGTTTAACGACATACTTGATGATGTTGAGTTACTAACAGAAGTCTCTATCATTTCACTATTATATAAGGAATACGAGGTACTCCCCGATAATTCTGTACTTTCACTCAATGAGGCTGAAGTACTTTCGGACGGGTTCTCACTCATATACTCTGACGTTGAAATACTTTCGGACAACTCTTCACTTTCACTCAATGAGGCTGAAGTACTTTCGGACGGGTTCTCACTCATATACTCTGATATTGAAATACTTTCGGACAACTCTTCGCTTTCACTCAATGAGACTGAAGTGCTTTCGGACGGGTTCTCACTCATATGCTCTGACGTTGAAATACTTTCGGACAACTCTTCGCTTTCACTCAGTGAGACTGAAGTGCTTTCGGACGGGNNNNNNGTGCTTTCGGACGGGTTCTCACTCATATGCTCTGACGTTGAAATACTTTCGGACAACTCTTCGCTTTCACTCAGTGAGACTGAAGTGCTTTCGGACGGGTTCTCACTCATATGCTCTGACGTTGAAATACTTTCGGACAACTCTTCGCTTTCACTCAGTGAGACTGAAGTGCTTTCGGACAGGTTCTCACTCATATGCTCTGACGTTGAAATACTTTCAGACAACTCTTCGCTTTCACTCAATGAGGCTGAAGTACTTTCGGACGGGTTCTCACTCATATCGCCTGACATTGAAATACTTTCGGACAGCTCTTCGCTAATTGATGTAGATTCGATTTCTGTAGGGATTTCACTCTTTTGCTCTGAAGTTGAAATGCTTTCTGATAGTCCTTCTCTTTGACTTATTGATGTAGATTCACTTTCTGTGGGAGTTTCACTTTTTTGCTCTGAGGTCGAAATACTTTCTGATAGTTCTTCACTTTCATTTATTGATGTCGAAGTAGATGTACTTAGGGATAATTCAGCGCTTAAACTTGTTGAAACGGAAGCGCTTTCCATGATGTTTTCACTTTCACTTAGGGATAACGATTCACTTTCTGAACTTTCATCAACGTTTGTTAAACTTCCAGAATTAGTTGTTGTATTATCAATAGATGTCGTAGAATCAGTTAAAATTGTCGAATTTTGATTCGCCATAACTTCGCTAGTTGTAGTAAGTTCTGATGTTATTGGTAAATTTGATTCTGCAAAAGCTTTATTAACATCTAAAACATTTGCCGCCAATAATCCACCTATTGCAAATGTGGATCCTTTTGAAACAGTCGATGTCATGTTTTTTAATGTTGTATTGTTATCCTGAGTTTTTTCAAATTGATTTGAGATTAGTGGTAAACCCATTAACCTTAAGAGCGCCATCTCTTTAATACCGGCCCTCACCCAATGTTTTCCTGACTTATAAAGCTTAAACCGAACTTTTTCCTTTGTTACACTACAATTTAAACGCCTATTCTTTTGATTCATACTTTTAATTAATCCCTTCGTTAAATATCAATAAAAATTTTAAACTTTACATTTTATGAGTCATAATGTGTCTTAAGATACTACTAAATTATAAATACTCTTTACCATAAAGTCAATTTTTTTACAAAATATTCTTATAATTCGTTTTTTATGTACTAGGATATTTACTAGTTATAATATATAATGACGATACAATTAGAGTGCGGAGGATCAAAATGTATTATTTTGCTTGTTTAAATGTGCCCGAACATATAACTGGTGTCGATAGAGCGTATCTATCTCGACTCAACTTATTTAAGTCCAACAATATTCCTGCCAAGATTATTACTATAGAGTATAATCATATGGCATACGATACTTTAGTTAAGTATGGTGTAGAATATGACACGATTAACATGTACGATTACTTCCAAAATGCTGTGAATTTAAAACCGTCAAAACCTTTTAACATTCAACGTTATTGGGAAGAATCTTTAAATTACAAATTAGAGGTTGTTTCTCACCAACTTGATATTATTATAAAAAATCAAGATAACCAATTTATTCAATATGCACGATTCACATCTACCGAGAGAAAAAAACTGGATTTTGTAAATCATATTAGTGATAATGGAACAATTGTTAAACATGAACAATATGATCATCGTGGTTTTTTAAGCTCTGTTCAATATTATGGACCACACGAAAAATGTTATTTACATCAGTTTTATAACGTGCAAGGGGATATCATTCTTGAAAAGTATTATCAAATCGAAAACCAGCATCTGCCGATTATGATTTTACTTCATAAATCAAATGGCTCTACTGTTCGATTTAAAAATGAAGATGAACTCATTAGTTACTTTATAGAGTCAATTTATTCAGCAGGAGATATATTTATTATTGATCGACCTTATGAATACATTAAACCTTTTGCTAATACCCACCCTTATATCACAGCGGCTGTATTTATGCATACAACACATTTAGCAGATGAATATAGTGAAGGTCGAATGTTCAAATGGCCTTTTAATTTTTTAGGTGACCACCTCAATCGCTTTAAAGCTTTAATTTGTTCTACAGAAGCACAATGTAACGATTTATCTTACGATCAATTTACAGGACAAGCATTTAATATTCCAGTCGGTTTTATAGAAGATAACCAACTTATGACGACAAATCAATTTAATCATAAAAATAAATTCAAAATTATTAGCGTCGCTCGATATATTAGTAGTAAACAATTAGATCACCAAATCAGACTTGTACATCGCTTAAAAAAAGAGTTTCCATTAGTGAGTCTAGATATTTATGGTTTTGGAGGTCTAGGTGGTGTTGAAGAAGAACTAAAGCAATTAATTAATGATTTAAATGCAAATGATTATATTCATCTTAAGGGGTATTCAAATAATTTAAATTCAGCCTATCAAAATAGTGGATTGTTCCTTTTGACGAGTAAAGAAGAAGGGTTTGCGTTAGTATTACTTGAATCATATAGACATAATACACCAGTAATCAGCTATGATATTAAATACGGTCCTAATGAAATTATTAAAGATAATGTCAATGGAAATTTAGTTCCGTTAAACGATGAAGAACAATTATATAAAGTAGTTCATAATTTTTTGAGCGATGACTCGGTAAGCAATCGATATTATGAAAACTGCATTTTGACACAGAAAAAATATAGTGCTTCTCAGAATTTTGACCACTGGATGAAACTGATTCAATATTTGGAACATAAGGAGAAACATGATGACATCAACAATTAATGGTATTGTTTATTATACTGATAACATTCACTTACAACAACTACATCACCATTCAACTGTTTACACTACAAATAATGTACTTCAATTTTTAGACGATCATTATATTTCAACGAAAATATCAGACCGTGGACATATTATGCGCGTAAACGATCCAATCTATATTGCTGATCATGCTATTATAGAACCTTATACAACATTTGGAGGCACTAACTACTTCTTTACAATGGGGGCCTTTAGCTACACAAGAAGTTTATTACCATTAAACACAATCGTAGGTAGGTACACATCTATCGCGCATTCGGTTAGTCGAATGGGTATAAACCATCCAATAGACCGTTTTTCTTCATCATCGATTACTTATGAAAGTGAAAGTAATGGAATACGTCATTATTTAAACAATAATGAGTCACGTTTTGAACAGACTCCTTCACCTTTTATTGAAGAATCTCCCATAGTCATTGGAAATGATGTATGGATAGGGCAAGACGTATTAATTGCGTCTGATGGAATCACAATACATGACGGGGCTGTTATTGCTGCTAAATCGGTTATTACAAAAGATGTTCCTCCATATGCAATTGTTGGTGGAATACCTGCGCGTGTAATAAAATACCGATTTGATGAGCATATTATAGAACAATTGATGGAATTAAAGTGGTGGCAATATGATTTTGGTCAATTCGAAACGATTAAAGCAACCGATTCAATCCAATCCTTTATTGATAAAATTAAATCACTAACATTCAATAAACAATTAACACCTTTTACTCCATCTGTTGTAACTAAAGATGACTTTATCAAATTAAATAATTGAATACATATTGAGACATAAAAACCGAAGTAAAAACTTAATATACTTCGGTTTTATTACAACCTCTTAATCACCCACATCAACACAAACTGCAGCGGTAATCTTGCGTATAATGCCCACGATGGTAATGTTTTATCTCCTAGTGGAAGCTTTTTTCGAGCCATATAAATATTAGCTGGAAATACAGCAAGTAAAAATAGATTAATCAATCGTTTTGTCCATTGTGACGGCTTTTTGATGATCAACATAACCCCTATCAATATTTCGATGACACCGGAAATATAAACTAAACTTTTCTTAAACGGTAAGTACATCGGAATAATCTTTCTGAAATTAGGTTCACGAATAAAATGCAATAAACCAATCATTGTAAATAAAATACCTATAATTCTTCTGCCCATAATATTTGACTCCTTTTTATATAAAACGTATATCTATATTATATCAATTAAGATATGAATTTTGAATAAACTTTGTTATAATAGAATCAAATAAAATAGTTCTCTTATATAGAGTGAGTGGAGGGACTTGGCCCTATGAAACTCCAGCAACAGCTATTTTTGATAGCGATGTGCTAATTCCAACAGGTACGCCTGAATGATAAGAAGTCTCGTTGAAGCTCTTCTGAATTCAGGAGGGCTATTTTGTTTGTATCATATTATAGAGGAGAGATTGTTATGTCAAACAAATTATCAACGCAGGAACTGATTGAGTCACTGAAGTATTGGACTGAATACACACCAACACATTACGCCGCTTCGATGTTGAAATATGGGAAATTGAACGAAATTAAAAGCGAGCTGCAACAACACATTGACCTCTTAACTACACTTAGCCCAGTCAACCCAATCATCCAAGATGAAATCAAGTCAGAAATTAAAATGATTCAGCAACAGTTAGATAATTAAAATTTTAAAAAAGTTATTTAGAATATATCTTAATTTATTTATTAAGATATATTCGTTACATAACTATTTATTAAATTTTCTACATTTTAAACCAATCTGGATTCTCACTTCTTACGCTATTGAGTAAATTATAATATCGTATTCTCTCTCTTTCTAGTTCTTCACTTACAAAAAATATCGGTGAATCAATTGCACTTTCTGCTATCATATTTAACACAATTAAAATACGACCAAGTCTTCCATTTCCATCTAAGTATGGATGAATTGATTCAAATTGTGCATGCATAATTGCTATTTTAATTAATGGATCAGTATTTTGATCTCGTAAAGTATATCCTAATTTTGGAGCACCCTTTAAGCTACTATGGTTGGATCTGAATTTATACTACATTTAGTATCTCCTACTCATCCGAAGATATAATACATACATTTAATTAAAAAATCACTCCTCTACTTTGAGAAGTGATTTACGATAACTTAAATTTTTATTTGTTCATTAACCTTTGCATTTTCAATAATCTCGATCGTATCTGTATATTCTACTTTCTCTATAATACAACCTTTTCCAATGGAGATGTTCTTTCCTCTTACCGTTTCACATAACACATTTTCTAAATGGATTTCATCACCTTCAATTAAATTGCAACTCAATGTACCCTTTCTATTTTCCGTGAATAAAGAGGCGAACAATCCTTTATTCTCAGTTTTTTGATCTTCTAATATCGCAATTGTTTTACCACCAATTTCTTGTGCTGAACAATGATTCCTCAATGTTATATTTACTGAATCTGCATTAATTAAACCTTCGCTTTCAATTTTTCCACTACACTCAAAATAATCAACCTCTATATCGCCATCAACCATTGAATAGCCCGAAAGTTTTAATCTTTCACCAGTAATATTTCCATCAATGTCTAACATACCTGAAATCTCAAGATCATTGCCTTCGACCTTTCCTTCAACATTCGTTTTCCCACTAGACTTCATCGTATTTGCTTTCAATGAACCTTCGATAGTAGACATTCCTGAAGATTTAAAATGCTCGACTGAAATATCCCCCTCAGCATCCATTTTTCCACTAACATTAATTAAGTTAGCTTTAATATCTCCAGTAATTGAACATATCCCGGATACATTAATTTCATCATATTCACCAGCAGTTACCATTTTTATCGAATTAATATTTAGATTTATCGTCATTATGATTACCTCGTTTCAATTTTTGATTTAAGGCTAATTGAATCTTTGTATCATCTAACTCATATACAATTTTTGAATTTTTACTTAAACTGACTACCTCTTTGGCGCAAACAAGTATAAATACACCCATCGATCTTACAAAATAATAATTTACATCATGTTTGTCGTTATGATAATAAGTCTCTGCGCTTTCTAACACTTCTTCTTTTGAAAAATATCCTGAGCTTAAAGCAAGTTCTATGAACATTAACGTCATCACTTCATTACGCGAAACATTGTTACAATAATTAATAATTGATTGTGCAATGTTCCAATAGGGCTCAGCAAATAAACTACTACTGTACTCCTCAGATTGAATAGCTTCATAACCTTCTTCAAGTATTTTGTACAATTCATCTAAAGAATGGTCTTCTTTCAAAGTCTTAATTAATTCAATACGCTCAATCATTTTATTTTTTGGGAAAAATGATTCTTGCCCTGTATATGTAGACTTTCTAATAAACCAATCTTCAGGAATAAGTTTTTTTCGTTTCCATCGATACAACTGTCCATAACTAATATTACACCTTTGAAGCAACTCTTTTTTAGAGATTAAATCTTCCATATCATCACCTGAACACATTATAACATAACACTGTTTCGTTATAAAAATATTTACACATTTCCCAAAGCTGTTGCATAAATATCAATTAATTTTTTTCGTTTGTCAAAATAAGCTAGACAATTTCTCTTCTTCAATGAAACTCATACTTTAAAATAAAGTCTATTACGTTAGAATATTAATAAGGGTATTATTAATACTAATTTTAAAGATACTCTAAATTCGAAGTTAAATGGGGTAGAATATATTTCATTTATGAACACTTCAACAAAGTATTTCATTTTTATCAATTAACAAATATAATTTATCTTATAAAATATTATTAATTTAATAACGATAGAATAATCTATAATTTTAATACAATGGAGTTGTAATTTATGAATACCCAAAAAATTAAATTTGATTACAATGAAATGATAAATTACTTTCATACAAAAGGTATTACAAGTGAACTAACCAACTCTCAAATGATATATCAACTTTCTACAAAAACTTATTTTTACAAATTTATAAGTTATCGAAAAAATTTTGATAAGAAAGAAAATAATCAATATATTAATCTTTCATTTGAAATATTACAAGATTTAGCAAGTATAGATGTAGATTTACGATATTTAGTAATTAAAATGTCTTTAGACATTGAACATCAATTAAAAACTATTATTATGAATGAAATCACTAAAAATAAAAGCGAAGACGGCTATTCAATTATTTATAAATTTATAGCTACAAGTAAGGATCCTACCAACACAAAAAAACAATTAATGATTAACAATAAGAAATCTATATATAATCAACAATTTTATGAAAAATACCACACTGATCCACCAATATGGGTTGCATTTGAATCTATGTCTTTTGGTTTGTTAATTGATTTTACTGATTTTTATATTTCTCACTATCCTAATACATCAATTAAAGCTCTACATCCACTTCTTTATTCCGTTCGGCATTTGAGAAATAATGCAGCTCATAGTTCACCAATATTAAATCAGATTACTGAAAAAAATTTCTATGATCATAGCCGTACAGTTACTCAATATGTAAATAGATATATTGGTAAAACTAGCACACGAAATAAATTGAGAGTCCAAAAAATATATGATTTAACTTCATTAATTATTCTTTATGAGTATCTCATGCCGAATAGTAGACTAAAACGTGAACGAAAAAAAGAAATAATCGGATTTTTAAAGCGTGTCAAAAAAAATTCTCATTATTACTCTAAACACATTCAACTAGAAACAGTTTATTTATATTTCATTAAATTAATACTGAAAAAATCAAAATAAAACTTGACAATACTATATCAAACCAATAAAATTATTTCTAACGGAAAAATCATAACGATTTGTAGACAGCCGAAGTATATAATAATATACTTCGGCTTGAGTTTTTTATAGATATCAAATTATACAATCTCTTGATTTACAGAACATCTTGGATAATCTCACTATTTTACGTAAATCATCGCCAGAATACTATATCCGATCAATGAACCACTCTTCTAATGCCTTGATGTGCCTTTTTGTCCATTCTGCTCCTGCATGCTCATATATATAATTATCGTCCCATTCATATTCTTTACTACGTTGGAATACAGCAAAATCCATATGATAACCAAGAGAACTATACTTTAAACGTACACAACTAGTTTTTACTTCAGGAGGTTGTGCAAATTGCCTAGTTTTTCTTTCAAGAGCGTTTGCTACCATATTACGAGTAGCTTGTGCACCTAAACTATTAAGACAATCTGCTTCAAATACTATACCTACATCAATGTCATAATCCTTCTTGTCATTCTGCGTAATGGTATGCATAGCCATGCTACCTTGAATACGATCCTCTGCAATTTTGTAACTTGTTTTCTTCTCTTCATTCTATTCCTTTAACCCATCTTTCATCCTTCTAATATTCAGTTTGCGTCTTAGTCTTAATTCATTCTGTTCTTTGGCAGAAAGTACAACCTTTTTACGATAAAAATTATTGAATTCCTTTGAACAATCATACATTTTAAACACCCCTTTATATAGCATAATATACAAACATACATTCGCTTTATTATTCCATATTTTGGTCTTATAATCAAAAATATATTCGATTTAGATATACTAATTTTTATGTCTTGTGAACTTAGGCGTGTCTCTGTAGCTTTAGATTGTACGATATTGTAAAATTAATATCTTAGTTAGAATTACTAGGGGGATGATTCAAAATGATGATAACAACTGTTAACTGTGATTTTTCATTTATTACTAATGCCATTGGATATATTAACGATGCTATTGAAACATTA
Above is a window of Abyssicoccus albus DNA encoding:
- a CDS encoding glycosyltransferase translates to MYYFACLNVPEHITGVDRAYLSRLNLFKSNNIPAKIITIEYNHMAYDTLVKYGVEYDTINMYDYFQNAVNLKPSKPFNIQRYWEESLNYKLEVVSHQLDIIIKNQDNQFIQYARFTSTERKKLDFVNHISDNGTIVKHEQYDHRGFLSSVQYYGPHEKCYLHQFYNVQGDIILEKYYQIENQHLPIMILLHKSNGSTVRFKNEDELISYFIESIYSAGDIFIIDRPYEYIKPFANTHPYITAAVFMHTTHLADEYSEGRMFKWPFNFLGDHLNRFKALICSTEAQCNDLSYDQFTGQAFNIPVGFIEDNQLMTTNQFNHKNKFKIISVARYISSKQLDHQIRLVHRLKKEFPLVSLDIYGFGGLGGVEEELKQLINDLNANDYIHLKGYSNNLNSAYQNSGLFLLTSKEEGFALVLLESYRHNTPVISYDIKYGPNEIIKDNVNGNLVPLNDEEQLYKVVHNFLSDDSVSNRYYENCILTQKKYSASQNFDHWMKLIQYLEHKEKHDDINN
- a CDS encoding CatB-related O-acetyltransferase; this encodes MTSTINGIVYYTDNIHLQQLHHHSTVYTTNNVLQFLDDHYISTKISDRGHIMRVNDPIYIADHAIIEPYTTFGGTNYFFTMGAFSYTRSLLPLNTIVGRYTSIAHSVSRMGINHPIDRFSSSSITYESESNGIRHYLNNNESRFEQTPSPFIEESPIVIGNDVWIGQDVLIASDGITIHDGAVIAAKSVITKDVPPYAIVGGIPARVIKYRFDEHIIEQLMELKWWQYDFGQFETIKATDSIQSFIDKIKSLTFNKQLTPFTPSVVTKDDFIKLNN
- a CDS encoding DUF4004 family protein; this encodes MEDLISKKELLQRCNISYGQLYRWKRKKLIPEDWFIRKSTYTGQESFFPKNKMIERIELIKTLKEDHSLDELYKILEEGYEAIQSEEYSSSLFAEPYWNIAQSIINYCNNVSRNEVMTLMFIELALSSGYFSKEEVLESAETYYHNDKHDVNYYFVRSMGVFILVCAKEVVSLSKNSKIVYELDDTKIQLALNQKLKRGNHNDDKSKY
- a CDS encoding Abi family protein, with the protein product MNTQKIKFDYNEMINYFHTKGITSELTNSQMIYQLSTKTYFYKFISYRKNFDKKENNQYINLSFEILQDLASIDVDLRYLVIKMSLDIEHQLKTIIMNEITKNKSEDGYSIIYKFIATSKDPTNTKKQLMINNKKSIYNQQFYEKYHTDPPIWVAFESMSFGLLIDFTDFYISHYPNTSIKALHPLLYSVRHLRNNAAHSSPILNQITEKNFYDHSRTVTQYVNRYIGKTSTRNKLRVQKIYDLTSLIILYEYLMPNSRLKRERKKEIIGFLKRVKKNSHYYSKHIQLETVYLYFIKLILKKSK
- a CDS encoding cyclic GMP-AMP synthase DncV-like nucleotidyltransferase, whose protein sequence is MAEDRIQGSMAMHTITQNDKKDYDIDVGIVFEADCLNSLGAQATRNMVANALERKTRQFAQPPEVKTSCVRLKYSSLGYHMDFAVFQRSKEYEWDDNYIYEHAGAEWTKRHIKALEEWFIDRI